AAGTGCTCGATGCCTGTAGGTGTGGTGCTCTCGTCCTGCTTCCACCCCCTGGCGTTCAAAGGTAGAGAGAGGCTCTGGAGCTTAGGCATTGCTCCGGCTTGGAAGGTCAGTTGTGGCATGACAGTCCAGTAGACAACAAACCGCTTCACGATTGCGAATGATGTCCCATAGATGACAATTGTTTCTTCCAGGGCTCTATTGAACGTTAATTCTAGGTCCATGAGGGCGGGTAACTCCGCGAGAATACCAACATCATCCTTGTCTAGCTTATCAACAGTGATATGCAAGCTCTGGAGGTTATGGAGTTCCCCAATCCAGTTTGGGACCCGGGATATTCGCATCATGGAGAGTCCCATGAGGTTGGGGGGAGGAGGCGACAAGGTTAGTGCCTCAGGTATCCAAGAATCAGGTGAAAATACATTCAGGGAGTCGAGGTTACAAAGTTTCCCCAAAGAAGAGTTTAGAACATCCATGTCCACATCTTCAGAAAAACCGGTTCTGAGGTACAGAAGTCTCAGATTGGTGAGCTCTCCTAGGCCCTTGATACTGTCGATTGAGGTGTGCAGCGTGTCAAACCATCTCAGACGCTGTAGATATTTCATTTTACCGATGCCCTCAGGCAACAAACACGGCAGGTGAAAAATATGCAGAGACAACAAACACGGCAGGTGAAAAATATCCATTGGGATACAGGACCCATCTATATCAAATGTTTCCAACTTTTGTAGCCCTCTAATCTGCGTTGGTAGCTGGCAGTTATCACAGCCTTCAATCTGTATATGTCGCAGCTGATATAACTTACACAATCCTGTCAGGTCGATTTTCCGGTTGTCATCAACAGAACTAGAACTGAAGTCAGCTATAAACACTCGAAGATACTTGAATTCTGCCAATGAAGGTATATTCGTGGAGCCTCTCCAGTTTGCAAATGATCGCACTTGTGACATATTAACGTCCCTTGGCAATGTTGCACCATCCAAGTTGAAGAGCATCCGACGGGGCTTTTGAAGTTGTCCTGTAATGGCCTCTGGGTTGTCTACTACAGTGATAAAATTTTCTTCCGCAGATTTGTACAGGATAAGATCCAACAACATATCGTGTACTTTGCAAGTTAACACTGACCCATGCATGTCAATCTGTACAGGTTGAATAAGACTCATGTTGACAAGCTCATT
The sequence above is drawn from the Triticum dicoccoides isolate Atlit2015 ecotype Zavitan unplaced genomic scaffold, WEW_v2.0 scaffold180474, whole genome shotgun sequence genome and encodes:
- the LOC119344694 gene encoding disease resistance protein RGA5-like, whose protein sequence is AIISISSLLASDRSNQKERWKHVLNSLGSVSGTNLTLEAMRQILNLSYKNLPHHLKTCFLYLGMFLEDSEIYRHELVSLWVSEGFVSKAHGQNPKQIAISYFNELVNMSLIQPVQIDMHGSVLTCKVHDMLLDLILYKSAEENFITVVDNPEAITGQLQKPRRMLFNLDGATLPRDVNMSQVRSFANWRGSTNIPSLAEFKYLRVFIADFSSSSVDDNRKIDLTGLCKLYQLRHIQIEGCDNCQLPTQIRGLQKLETFDIDGSCIPMDIFHLPCLLSLHIFHLPCLLPEGIGKMKYLQRLRWFDTLHTSIDSIKGLGELTNLRLLYLRTGFSEDVDMDVLNSSLGKLCNLDSLNVFSPDSWIPEALTLSPPPPNLMGLSMMRISRVPNWIGELHNLQSLHITVDKLDKDDVGILAELPALMDLELTFNRALEETIVIYGTSFAIVKRFVVYWTVMPQLTFQAGAMPKLQSLSLPLNARGWKQDESTTPTGI